The following DNA comes from Sander lucioperca isolate FBNREF2018 chromosome 2, SLUC_FBN_1.2, whole genome shotgun sequence.
GCATGAGGACGGCCAGTGGAACGATGTTCCTTGCAACTATCACCTCACCTTCACTTGCAAAAAGGGCACAGGTAAAAATACTTTTGTGTTTGCAGAAATTATCTCTTACTTTACTGAATGCGTGGATTTAGAGAGGAGAAAATACAAGTGTTCTGTTTCTGTTAAATTCCTCACTTAAATGTTATCTTCACCTCTGCTTCTCAGTGGCCTGTAACCAGCCCCCTCTGGTGGAGAATGCACGTACCTTTGGTAAGAAGCGTGAGAGGTATGAGATCAACTCGCTGGTAAGGTACCAGTGCAGGGCAGGCTTTATTCAGAGGCACGTCCCAACTATCCGTTGTCGTGGGGATGGACTATGGGATAGCCCTAAAATCTCCTGCATGAACCGTAAGTACAACAAGTATGGCTCTCAATAGATTGTCTCTCACTGTTTAGGATTTTGACAaacactatgacattttttagagCTAATATATGCTTTTACTCTAACAGCATCGAGCTATCAGAGGACCTTTATCAGAAGACATCAACACAATAGTCTCTACAGCATTAACAACTTCAAGAGATGGCCGGACGAGGCCTACCACGTTCAGCATCAGCGCTACCGGGGAAGAAGAGACAGGACCGAACATAAGCGGAAGAGAAAGTAGAGGCCATGTAACATGGCAAAGCTTCCCCGAGACGAGAACATGTGGCTGATGCTTGTGTTGAAAGAGGAAAAGGATTCCCCAAGAAGAAAAAGCACAAGAGAAAACTCCTCAAAGAAACCAAGAGGATAACCTGCAGTTTTCTTGCATTTTGAATGACAATGGAATCTTATGAAGTGCCTTTTAAAAAGATGTTGatacatgactttttttatcaaggGGCACTGATTTATGACAATGCCAATGTGGATAAAATACTTTCAGCTGGCTactggaaaaagcaaaaaatacaCTCATCAATTTTTTAAAACTGTGGACGTTTTTTCTTTGTCCTTAGCTTATCAAATAATACAATCACGACTGTCTAAAACCTTTGTACACACTGCTATTTAAAATCACCATAAGTGTTCCTTATTCATAGAAAAAAGCTGTTGTGAAATAATATCGCTTATGTTATGTAAAGGAATTCATTATGTTGTTGTGCTGTTTTAAGCTGGACTTCATTTCAATGAGCAtgcatattaatatatattgaaGTCTTCAAATGTTTAACTATGTTTATTCTATTTCAAGACATCCAAGTTCACTGAACAGAAATGGAGTCACCGGTGGCAGTGATTGATCAAACAAAGGACTCATAGTTTATATACGTGGAATATTATATCACATACTTACAGAACTGTAAACCtttgaaaataatctttttccagtcttcaaacCTAATCAGCATGGTTTATTAGCTTTGCTAGCAGTAGCTATTAAGATTTCTGGAGACCTTTTTGTGGTGGCAGCTTTCAAAGTAGCAAATTACCACCTTTCATTAGGTCCCGCCATTAATGGATGTCAACAATGACTTGTATAGATAAATGTTTATGGATACATTTCTATACAgagaattttaaaaaaaaacactgatatttctttagtgtgatttttttgcaaTTTAATATGAAAGATTGCTCTCTAAGTACTTACCGACAAAGCCTTTATCCACTGATGGAAATCAATGTCCATCAACAATTTTCAAATGAAATTAGCCTATATTTTCTGCTTATGTGTGTTCAGTGCATAACTTGTAATTAGTTGCTGCAGAATGTTTACaataactgtaatgctgttcaTAATTACACATCAAAGTGTTTTGCTCTCACCTGTTGCTGTTGTGCTTTAGCCTGTTATGGTTTTCTACGTAATGCTTTTCTTCTGGACTCTGTTATTGTGGTCGTTTGAAATCAGCCTATgagagaaaatgtattttgtgaAACACTCAAAAAGACTTGAACATAACGGCTGTTTAGGCACAGATAATTTATTTTCAAGCTGCTCTTGATCTCCTTACTTGTAAAATACAGGTAAAATATGATGCTGTCACTAGTCCCAGCCATGTTCTTCATATATTTGTGTTGTATGTTTAACAGGAGACCAGCCACAATCACAGACTGTCTAAGTGGGATGCATTGAAAATGAAAAGTTACTTTACAATACAATgaatttcttcatatttttacaTCTTTAATGTCAGCAGTGGACCAAAGAATATAGAGGGCCCCATCGGCTGCAAAAATGTTCTGTAatattatcaaaatatttgtACATGTGGTTATGTATGTCACCCGCATTTTCTCATGGAAAGATTTGTTGTACTTGTCTGCCTgtgaatgtctgtgtgtttgcctTAATGTGCATATAAtatcattttatatttataactgtttgtttttttattttacaatgtgAATGTCTGGGATGtttgtgaatttttttaaagagatcaaactttttttttcctgctttaaatcatcaaagaaataaaagaaatatacGGATATTATATAATAGCATTTCATTTGGACTTTTTAAGGAAGTGTATTGAAAAAAACTATGTTTGAGTGTTGTGCATGTCCTCCCTGGGTATGTGAGCGTTTCTGCAGGTGTTGTGGGTTCctcttagttttttttaagacatGCATTTTTGGGGAACCAGAGAGTCTGAATTGTCCATAtgtttgtctttctgttttGTAGGGCTTTATGGAGTAGCAACCTTTTAACACTATCTGGATTCAGGATGGAAGGCCAGTAAAGAggctgaatgaatgaaattgTTAGGTCCTCCTAAGGTACATTTTTACATGGAATAAGCACAGTGTTGGTTTCACCAGTAGGTAGTGCTGTCAGACTAAGCCATAAACCTAAGTTGTTGTCTGCCCAAAACCATGGAAAAGGGTAGACATTTAATTTCCTTCACCCACACAACTCATGGAAACTCTAAACATAATGTAAGGAATTTACACTAAATTCTGTGAATCACGCTCTGTAGAACATCATACCAGTGTCCCATTAAGTCTTGCAGTCTGGCGCATACATCAAACACTTCTGAAAAACCCATCAGACATGCTCTACAAGCCTCTTGGTAGACAGACATTCAGAGGGAGCAGATAGGAGAGTTATAGCAAACATATGGAGTAAGAACTGGATTAGGGAAAAGTGAAGCTGATGCTGCAGAACTGTGGACCTGCATAAGTATACCACACTACACACTTGTTTTAGTCAATAGTATGGCTCCTCTTGAATATCAAATACTTCTGATGCCTACATGGCGGTGCATAAAGGAAGCAGATGAATTCCCTTGGTGTAAAAACAGAAGCTTTTTCAGTACATTAAAATGCACCACTATTCCCAGAGCGCCTCTAACACAGCAGTGATTTGAAGTTGACATTGACACTGCCTTAGAGCACAAAGCACCATTACCAAGGTAATAACATCAAGTTGGTCGATGTAATCTTTGTGTAAGTTTGGATTGCtgtggttttcactgtgactgccCACTCTGTCATTAGAGTAGACTTGACTTGTGATTAAAGGCTGCTCCTTGGTGCCCCAGCAAGAGTAAAACCTATATTCTTGCCTCATTAAATGCAGATGTCTCATGGGTGATCTGCGGAAAAACCTGGCCCTCTCAGCCCAGTTCTCTCTGGGATTTAACAGGCTGTCTTGGTTTGTTTTGGAAAAGAAACCCACCCTGGCTCCTCCTGATTTCCTGGGTTTGACAGGCGTTTCAGACTCTGTCTAGTCCGATGCAGATTGTCTATCATTCACTCATTActctgctatttttttttacacatgctACTTAGGCTGGAGCATTATCAGACATGCTGAAAGTCAGCACAACATTTGAACGGTTGAAACCACAGAAGAAAACCAAATGAAATGTTGAGCAATACTCCAACAAAATCAGTCAGCAATGACACAGTGGTTGTCCACAAGAGCAATTGCTCATCAATTTAACTGTCTGCTTCCAGCATAAACAAACccagagacaaagaaaagctcACTGTATGCCACGATTGTGCACAAAATGCTTTGTCAGCTCAAGTGTGTAATAATATAGTTTACTCCTCAGATTTTAGTTGAGAATTCAACATCATTATTATACTTTTATATGctgaaaaaaatttgaaaagttCTGCacaatctctctttttttccattgCTATCTGCTGCATTGTCCACAGAACAAAAAGCTTGCTTCAATGGACTTTTCAccatcacacacatttacatttcactGCTGTATCAACCTAAATCTGACCCCATTCCCATGCATTCCCACAAGCACTCTTAAGCACTGTGTTACTGTCCCCTTTGTCTAACTTAAGGGTGGGCTGGCAGCCTGGCACTGAATAAGAAAAATGCCAAAGAATAAATGAATGTGAGGAGAGTCTAATCTTAAATCCTCTCAACGACATGGGTTCATGCCAGATATATGGCCCCTAATTTGGCAACTTAAACAATACTATTTAAATCTCTGCTTAAACCTCTGTATCTTCACATAATGCATGTTGATTTGGTTCCAGTGGAAATAAATATGTTCACTGTTAAAAAAGGGACAACAATTGATTTAAAAGTCGTATTCTTTATTTCAAACTGCTTTGTTGAAAAAGGTACATGGTGATACgatacaaaaatgttttttaatgcaCAAGTGTATACAAATGCACAAGTGTGAGagacatttttaagttttgctTTTATAAACAATGCATCACCATATTACTACAACCTGCAGTAAGTACCATATGTCAGTGCCCAGGATTAGAAAAAGTCTAACACAAATATCATATTGTAACGGATACCTAAAAAGGTTGCTATCTTCTGATTATGGCACACCTTTAGATTAACAGCTCTGTATGTCCAAAACATTCTCACTGTGGTCCACAGGACACTATTGTTATGGTTTTCTGTTGGCTTTGATCTTTTATTCCCAAACATGTATTCAGATCACTACAGCATGACTATTAGTTATGAGTGATCGTCAGTACTACTCAGGTCTTTAAAACAATAGAGTGCTAGTGGAAATGTACCATTTACAGCTCACAACCTCAGTAAGAATTTGTGAAACTGTCACTGCTGTCATTGTGGATTTCAGCCCCGACAACGTCCGTTGCAATTGTAACTACTGTAGTATTGGATGTATTGTATATCTTACAGAATTGCTAAAACTGTCAAGACAAGACAATCACAGGTATGTTTTTAGAAAAAGGTTGTGTTCAGGGCAAAGGGGAAGATCTGTATTTAATCTGCAGTCACTATCtggcttttttattgttttctaaaaactaCAAATCTGCAATTGTCAGAAtctgtatttttcttctttaaaaagAATATTACACACATAAAACTATagtgacaaacaaaaaaaaggttacAATATCTTTCAAATTGTAATTGGAAGTTGATCTGACGGGAGCtatcaatgcagaaaaattcacagTCCATCAAtacatttacattcattttcctgTTAAACTGTAAATTTGATCACAACTCCACAGGTTAAAAGAGAGAGGGATCCAATTGAATACTTACTGcagtaaaacatgtttatattcaTAGCTCAACAGTGGTAGTTATGTTCATGACTTTGTTATCTATCTAAGGTATTGTATTTATGTGATACTTGATAAATGAATAACATGTTACATTGTTTTGTTCTTtagatacattttaaagcagcAAATATCATCTGCACATGAGCATAAATGCTCTAAATCTTAAACTTCACATATCTAATCATTATGTGGAGGTCAAACCAAACTTAGATCATGTTTTACAATCATCAAGTTCTGGTCTCTGTCATATCACTCATACATTAACACTGTTGCCTTTTCCCCAACAGGCTCTGTAAAATTAATGAATGCACAgttagagaaaaacaaaacttaaTGGCTACAACTATTTTGTCATTCATTGCATTTGGAAGTaagatgtacagtatttgtttttAGAAGTTAAGGAGGGTTATCACAGTTTCAAAAAAGTATTGAGCTCATGCTAGTTAAGATCCAAAGCTTGTCTGCTTTATTGTGGATTTTATtggttgtggttgttgttgctcttTGGTGATTATGGCTTCCTTACTGCTACCTACCACCTCACTGGTCAGCCTTGTAGCAGTAGACGCCGTAAGACTTTTGCATCTTGTCTGGGAATCCAACAAAGCGCACTGCAGCTTCTGTGGGGCTGCAGTTCTTGCGGGGCCTGGCAATGGGGTAGCGCACACTTCCGTCAGCCAACCAGCCAGCATCGCAGCGATCGTAACCCTCAAGCTTCCAGGCGGAGTAAATGTGGCCCACCTTGGCAATCTCTGCACCATCGTCTATGCATGCCTGCACAGCCTCGTCAAAGGTCAGCCTGTCGGGCTGGACCAGCCAATAGAAACGTCCTGACGGCAGAGTGAGCAAAACAGACAGTCAGAAGAAGAACTTACTCTTTTCTTGAAATGATTTCTGTGAGTATATTACTACTTTTTTTACACATTGGTCTACCAAACAAGGccacacattttttaaacaaaaccaTAAATTGCACAGTTTTTACTGGTGCAAGACCAAAAATAACAAATCAAGAAAATGgataaacaaataaaagcaaCTCACCGTTGAATTCAGAAGCAAAGCAGAACACATCAAAGCGGCTTATTTGTTTGTCAGGACGGCCATAGCTTCTGACGCCAGGCCCGTTTTTGGTGCCTCCACAATTCTGTCTGGGTTTGGTAATGGGATACTGTACTGTGCCATCATTCAGCCAGCCAGCATTGCACCAGTCCAGGCCGCCCTTCCAGGCCTCAAACAACTGGTCAAAGGTGGCGACAGAAGCATCCTGTCCCTGACAGGCCTGCATAGCTTTGGGGAAGTTCAGGTTGTAGCGGCCCACAGGGGGGGAGTATGGGAACACAACACCTGAGCGAGGCAGAACACATGAAATGAATATGATAATATGTTAAGCTATCAGTCTGTGTTTAGTTTTATGTTATTGAAtgtacagtaggcctattaGTCTTTTAGGTCCAGCAGCTTGCAAAATGTTGTCTTCAGAGGCCAGACTTTGCTTACTCATTAGTTAGTAGTGTGCTTGTCCTTCTGCATAGAAGAAAAGATCATCTTATGCAAACTAGGTGATAGGTTCTGCTGCATTACACATCACAGCAAAGCTCTCCAAACTGCTGCATGAATCAACTCAAAAGTGAATCTACACATCAGTGCAATCCAATTCAAGAGAAAtatgtacaaaatgcagcagaCTTAATTGCATAAATGCTCTGATAGTTTCTCACCATGGTGCCCTCCTTACACCAAGTTTTACCTCAATATATTATCAACTGTATTtcatgattaccaaatttcaaATTGCATGTGCCTGTCAAGCCTCCACCCAGATTGATCCTTCACACATGTGTAGAACTATCAACAAACGGTGGGTGGGAGCCGCCCTTTAGTGCAGAGGAGCTCAAACACAGTGCAATGGTTTAGTGTGTCACCATGCAAGGTTCTATGTATGAATAAGGTAATAACACTAACGTGCATGAAAAGCAGTTTCTCTTTTTAAGGCACATTTTAAAGAAGACAAGAAGGAAGAAAGTTTTGTGATTATAAAATCTGATGAGTCAGTCAGATGTATGAGGATATGGACTGGAAAAGAtggaaaatgtgtttctgtttacTGATGCTGAACAGTATTCAGATGTGATCATGACTGAATTATTACAGCGGTTTGGATAAATCAGCACAAGCTGTCTGTTCTTTTCCTTTTCCACATGAAAAGTGGATGTTTGGATGTTTTCAATAACTACAATGGAAATGACACACTGGTGAAAGAGCTAATGTTAACATAGCTGGTATATTAACTTATACTTTAATGCCAATCCCTAAGCTAAGtttctgaatatatatatatatataaaaaagatttACCATCAATAAGACCGCCTTGCACTTCCAAAGTAATATCTTGCACGGTTTCTTCCACCCCATTGATTATCTCACAGCGGTATTTTCCCATGTCAGCCATGGAGACATCAGTTATTATTAGGGAGGCATCTTCACTGTCGTGCTCCTGCAGAAAGACACGGCCCTCAAAGCTTCCGTAGGTTTTCTGGTGGAAACCCATTGAAAGCAGCACATCCTCACTCAGTGCTTCATCATCTGCCACCTTGGTCCATTTGACTCGGATACCAATGGTACCAAAGAACATGGCGTCTTTGGACAGGAGCCGACAGGGCAGGGTGACGTTGCCACCTAGGTCAGCAAAAGCCTTATCtagaaaagaggaaaacatgATTATAACTTTGTTgtggtttggtgatggtgattagGCTTATGATACTTCGACTTGCACtggaaaatataatgtaatgtttataTACATTAGaactatattatatacattgATTCCAAAATTGCATCCagaaatgtttgattttgtGCTTGgcataaaaaaatgatgttGAGAAAACACCAAAAATCGAAAAGACCCCAAAGCTGCTTTTCCCAACTTGTCCTTTATTGTTCTTTCATAATTGTTCCACAACTTGTTTTGGCATGTGTGCACtgtttgtattattgtacaACATGGCGTACACACAAAAGCTTTCTCTCACACAAAACCATCAAAGAGTCTGGGTGTATCCTGTTCGCTTTATTAGATACAGTATTGGACAGCAGCCAGTCTTCAGCCCCTGGAGCCAATCGTCCTCTTCAGTCTCCTTCCTGCTCTTGTCAGTCCTGGCACTTATAAACCTTTGGTTCCTCAGAATTAACCCTTAAAATTAAGTGCTTATTTTTCATCCGCTCCATCTGATTTGTGTAAAGTGTTTGAGGCACCAAGTGAATAACAAGTAAATAAAGCAAATAATATAGTTAATGATACAAAATCTAGCTGTCatcattattttttgttatgtGTGTTTCCTCTGGGCACCACTGTCCAAACTAGGCCACCCTTTAACTCTAAACAGCAGGTCATTTGTGTCTCACCATGGGTTCCCACAATCTCCCTGACCTCCATGTTTAGACCTCACAGGGCTTGCTTAGTTAAGAGGACCCCAACCAGCAAGGGGCCTCCTATGCCAGGCAATAATAAGCACCAGATGGATAGATGTACACAACCTCTGACCCACACCATCACAGGTACAGCCTTCAACAACGAGCCTTGTAAGTGGAGTCAAACTCTGCAATGCACAGGTCTTGCAAGATAATATGGTAATTACCCAACTGAACAAATCAACTGGCTTTTTAGCTATAAGTAGTCTACAGGCATAACTATTAATCTTATGCAACTAAGCTGTTTTTGGCTGAATCCTGGTTCAGTGTCGTTGCCAAATCCCTGTTTCTAATTTATTTCCCTCCCACTTACTCAATAAGGTTGAACTGTGTCTAAACCAGTCTGTCTCTCCTTTCTGACTGAGGAGGCCAGCATTAGTGTTGAGGTGCCTCAGTTTGAACAGCAACACTAGAGCCATGACTGGAATACTGTCACTGGCTCCTCAACAGGGAAACCTTTCCCACATGGGCAATAAGGAAATAATAGGAGCCACTGGCTTGCTGCCTTCCGCACTGATCAACCcattcctcacacacacacacacacacacacacacacacacacacacacacacacacacacacacacacacacacacacacacacagagtgacacTGAAACAACTTCTCATCAAGCCCATGCCTAAACTGTTCCAATCCTCCATTCTAGCCACACAGCAGATGCATGTCTGGACTTTGTTCAGTGGTGCTCAGATCATTAGTATTGAGCTTTCCTGCAAAAGGATTTAATTAGCAGTAACACTGCTGACAGACCTAATCTAACCTTCAGTCCAACCTTGTGCCTTGTTCATAAATGACATTAGACTGCAAACCACATATGCCTGAGACTCCTTCTATTACCCAATCACCACACCCAGTAGCCTCACTCGCCTCTTGACTGGTCAGCAAGATGCCAGGTACTTTACGAGCTAGGAAACACCCGTTCAGCCTCTGCTAATTACTAAAGTCTTCGAAAGCAGAGTCTAAAAGCAGTCTGGACAAGAGTCCTCTTTACCCGTTCTATTAGGGAGGAATGACTCACAGCTTCGCCGTGCCTCATAAATTCTCTGCATCGGTAGCAGTTGCATGAAGTGCGATTGAAACCTGTGGGATGCAGAGTGACTAAGCTGCTCAAAAGCTCTGGCCAAGGTGAGGCTGATGGTGACGTAAACACCAGCTCACCATGTGATACAATCCAACATTTATGcctaaaaatgtccaaatttcGCAATCTTACTCAGGAAGTTAGAGTAGATAGAATAAAGGGGTTCATTGTACTCTCATATGGAAACATTGTT
Coding sequences within:
- the LOC116056769 gene encoding hyaluronan and proteoglycan link protein 1-like, which produces MTSLLCITMISLTLAGSAYSRPSPPTDKAFADLGGNVTLPCRLLSKDAMFFGTIGIRVKWTKVADDEALSEDVLLSMGFHQKTYGSFEGRVFLQEHDSEDASLIITDVSMADMGKYRCEIINGVEETVQDITLEVQGGLIDGVVFPYSPPVGRYNLNFPKAMQACQGQDASVATFDQLFEAWKGGLDWCNAGWLNDGTVQYPITKPRQNCGGTKNGPGVRSYGRPDKQISRFDVFCFASEFNGRFYWLVQPDRLTFDEAVQACIDDGAEIAKVGHIYSAWKLEGYDRCDAGWLADGSVRYPIARPRKNCSPTEAAVRFVGFPDKMQKSYGVYCYKADQ